A single region of the Acidobacteriota bacterium genome encodes:
- a CDS encoding xanthine dehydrogenase family protein molybdopterin-binding subunit, with product MAKTLVGTDYAPPDLIEKITGRAKYAEDWREEGMLFAKQLLSPMPHARVRNIDASAALEMEGVEAILTADDLAEFMGEPGALDERALTNHPKYEGEPVLAVAAVNEKIAADAIEKINVDFEPLPFALDPLHSIAPGGPNSLPDGNTIVRKRTDTGVETVSERVEWTAEDLATGKGTNDEKGKMPEGVFQDEWTNGDLEKGFADADYIIEEPLFFQSVTHHPMEPRSCMAHWDGDVCHLYPSTQSVAFTVLAAQGTIGVPPQNLVVHAEYTGGGFGSKIVGTSNMAVPVYLAKKTGKPVLHRVTRYEENYIGRARPGFQGWARIGFKKNGRISAFDWAVIQDNGPYGRQSDMGTSGNLVSLMYQPESVRHRGLSIVTNTPPRAPQRAPGGVQMSAMVEPLLDRAADHLGIDRLEIRKINIARNGAKFGAQEGRNVTTAYVTEAWDKLAEMVDWEDAKARSGQMNGSRITGVGIASSAYTAGSSGFDGLMLITPEGRLEIHTGVGNLGTHSYSDTARVAADLLDVPWEKVDMVWGQTGEGIPHTCVQAGSQTTHAISRAIHATATDMKTKLQEIAAATHGGSASQYVVAGERVYRRGNRAAGMSLAQAANKALEMGGRYDGTELNEGLSPITLGGAAILKGRGLLAAAKDNYGRAGDVYSWVVAYTEVELDKETGVIEMKDYKVVTDCGTVLNPRSLGGQLHGGGVQGFGCAVGQKWVYDPQWGIPFANRFYTARPSTILDVPLEMEWDAVNLPDPNNPVGSKGIGEPPMGAGCASLLCAIQDALGQDTVAYLPLMTDHIINQLEGREQDSEFLAAHT from the coding sequence ATGGCCAAGACTCTTGTCGGCACCGACTACGCTCCACCCGATCTGATCGAGAAGATCACCGGACGCGCCAAGTACGCCGAGGACTGGCGTGAAGAGGGCATGCTCTTCGCGAAGCAGTTGCTCTCGCCGATGCCGCACGCGCGGGTACGGAACATCGACGCCTCGGCGGCTCTCGAGATGGAGGGTGTGGAGGCGATCCTCACCGCCGACGACCTCGCCGAGTTCATGGGCGAGCCCGGGGCGCTGGACGAGCGCGCGCTGACCAACCACCCCAAGTACGAGGGTGAGCCAGTGCTCGCCGTCGCCGCGGTGAACGAGAAGATCGCCGCCGACGCGATCGAGAAGATCAACGTCGACTTCGAGCCGCTACCGTTCGCGCTCGACCCGCTGCACTCGATCGCGCCCGGCGGCCCGAACTCGCTGCCCGACGGCAACACGATCGTCCGCAAACGCACCGACACCGGCGTCGAAACGGTCTCTGAGCGGGTCGAGTGGACGGCCGAAGACCTGGCCACGGGGAAGGGCACGAACGACGAGAAGGGCAAGATGCCCGAAGGTGTCTTCCAGGACGAGTGGACGAACGGCGACCTGGAGAAGGGCTTCGCCGACGCCGACTACATCATCGAGGAGCCCCTGTTCTTCCAGTCGGTCACCCACCATCCGATGGAGCCGCGCAGTTGCATGGCCCACTGGGACGGCGACGTCTGCCACCTCTACCCCTCGACCCAGAGCGTCGCCTTCACGGTGCTCGCGGCCCAGGGGACGATCGGCGTGCCGCCCCAGAACCTCGTCGTCCACGCCGAGTACACCGGCGGCGGCTTCGGCAGCAAGATCGTCGGCACCAGCAACATGGCGGTGCCGGTCTACCTCGCCAAGAAGACGGGCAAACCGGTCCTGCACCGGGTCACCCGCTACGAGGAGAACTACATCGGCCGCGCCCGCCCCGGTTTCCAGGGCTGGGCCAGGATCGGCTTCAAGAAGAATGGCCGCATCTCCGCCTTCGACTGGGCGGTGATCCAGGACAACGGCCCCTACGGCCGGCAGAGCGACATGGGCACCTCGGGCAACCTGGTGTCGCTGATGTATCAGCCGGAGAGTGTCCGTCATCGCGGGCTTTCGATCGTCACGAACACACCGCCGCGCGCTCCGCAGCGGGCGCCGGGCGGCGTTCAGATGTCGGCCATGGTCGAGCCGTTGCTCGACCGCGCAGCCGACCACCTCGGCATCGACCGGCTGGAGATCCGGAAGATCAACATCGCCAGGAACGGCGCGAAGTTCGGGGCCCAGGAAGGCCGTAACGTCACTACCGCCTATGTCACGGAGGCCTGGGACAAGCTGGCCGAGATGGTCGACTGGGAGGACGCCAAGGCGCGTAGCGGCCAGATGAACGGTTCCAGGATCACCGGCGTCGGCATCGCCAGTTCCGCCTACACTGCCGGCTCGAGCGGCTTCGACGGTCTGATGCTGATCACTCCCGAAGGCCGGCTCGAAATCCACACGGGCGTCGGCAACCTCGGCACCCATTCCTACTCGGACACCGCGCGCGTCGCGGCCGACCTGCTCGACGTGCCGTGGGAGAAGGTGGACATGGTCTGGGGCCAGACCGGCGAGGGCATTCCCCACACCTGCGTCCAGGCCGGTAGCCAGACCACGCACGCGATCAGCCGCGCGATTCATGCCACCGCCACCGACATGAAGACGAAGCTCCAGGAGATCGCCGCGGCAACTCACGGCGGCTCGGCTTCCCAGTACGTCGTCGCCGGTGAGCGCGTCTACCGCCGCGGCAACCGGGCCGCCGGCATGAGCCTGGCCCAGGCCGCGAACAAGGCGCTCGAGATGGGCGGCCGCTACGACGGCACGGAGCTCAACGAGGGCCTGAGCCCGATCACTCTCGGCGGCGCCGCCATCCTCAAGGGCCGGGGCCTGCTCGCCGCGGCCAAGGACAACTACGGCCGCGCAGGCGATGTCTACTCCTGGGTCGTCGCCTACACCGAAGTCGAACTCGACAAGGAGACCGGCGTCATCGAGATGAAGGACTACAAGGTAGTCACCGACTGCGGCACGGTGCTCAACCCCCGCAGTCTGGGCGGCCAGCTCCACGGCGGCGGCGTCCAGGGCTTCGGCTGCGCGGTCGGTCAGAAGTGGGTGTACGACCCGCAGTGGGGCATTCCCTTCGCGAACCGCTTCTACACCGCGCGGCCGTCGACGATCCTCGATGTACCGCTCGAAATGGAATGGGACGCGGTCAACCTGCCGGACCCCAACAATCCGGTGGGCTCCAAGGGCATCGGCGAGCCGCCGATGGGCGCTGGCTGCGCCTCGCTCCTGTGCGCCATCCAGGACGCGCTGGGGCAGGACACGGTCGCCTACCTGCCGCTCATGACCGACCACATCATCAACCAGCTCGAGGGCCGCGAGCAGGACAGCGAGTTCCTGGCCGCGCACACCTGA
- a CDS encoding (2Fe-2S)-binding protein, with translation MDELREDVFLQDDLLEDLREEGLELETEEAEQGSGEGLSDVTRRTFIQGSVATGAAVSMAGGNLLQPDVLRAATEPVARTINLSVNGEAHELEVEPMDTLAMVLRFKLNLTGTKLGCDRAECGACTVLIDDVPHYGCSILVHQVRDREVTTVEGLEQDGVLHPVQQAVLDEMGFQCAFCAPGFIMSMAGLVKANPNATRADCQKWLAGHICRCGDYNKILNTAERALENARSA, from the coding sequence ATGGATGAGCTGAGAGAAGACGTCTTCCTTCAGGACGACCTGCTGGAGGATCTGCGAGAAGAGGGCCTCGAACTCGAAACGGAGGAAGCCGAACAAGGCTCGGGCGAGGGCCTCTCCGACGTCACGAGGCGGACCTTCATCCAGGGTTCCGTCGCCACTGGCGCCGCCGTGTCGATGGCGGGCGGCAATCTGCTGCAGCCCGATGTGCTGCGCGCCGCGACCGAACCGGTGGCCCGGACGATCAACCTGAGCGTGAACGGCGAGGCCCACGAGCTCGAGGTCGAGCCGATGGACACGCTGGCCATGGTGCTGCGGTTCAAGCTGAATCTGACCGGCACCAAGCTCGGCTGCGACCGGGCCGAATGCGGCGCCTGCACCGTGCTGATCGACGACGTGCCCCACTACGGCTGCTCGATCCTGGTTCACCAGGTTCGCGACCGTGAGGTGACGACGGTCGAGGGGCTCGAGCAGGACGGCGTGCTCCACCCGGTCCAGCAGGCGGTGCTCGACGAGATGGGCTTCCAGTGCGCCTTCTGCGCCCCCGGCTTCATCATGAGCATGGCCGGCCTGGTCAAGGCCAATCCGAACGCCACGCGCGCGGATTGCCAGAAGTGGCTCGCCGGCCACATCTGCCGCTGCGGCGACTACAACAAGATCCTGAACACGGCCGAACGCGCGCTCGAGAACGCGCGGTCCGCCTGA
- a CDS encoding thiamine pyrophosphate-binding protein — protein MSLPAIRPKHSPQRGGDVLLETLTEYGIPFLFGNPGTTESPLMDRLGDHPDLRYVLALHESVALGAAHYYAQSTGVTGVVNLHVAPGLGNAIGMLYNAWEANTPMVITAGQQDTRSRLREPLLGHDLVAMADPLVKWSVQVERADEFAPILHRAFKVAHDPPAGPVFVALPLNVLEEETSEPVRPLGDLYRAPQPEAAAVAHMADVLSRARQPAIVVGDGVARSDGQQELVALAEFVGAGVYPEGLMQRLNFPQSHPCFRPRMPLNHAGIQHALGGADVVLLVGGSFFEEVWFDPDSPFGTETTVLQIEDAPGRLAFNFAVEVGMLADPRAGLAALLAALEESADSGFRTAAAERMDKLRTASEGARAARQKRLAAHFDDSPMSPARLMSEVAKAVPDDAVIVNESITAGGDLLGFLPVDDPARYCGTRGGGIGQGLVGGIGASLAHPERPVIVFSGDGSAMYSIQALWTAAHYDMPIVFLILHNREYKILKINMDIYRERFGIPAERPYPHMNLTEPELDFVEMAAGMGVPGRKVEDAAEVEGAVREAFATGGPYLLDVIIGGRV, from the coding sequence ATGAGCCTGCCAGCGATCCGTCCCAAGCACAGTCCCCAACGCGGCGGAGACGTCCTGCTCGAGACACTGACCGAGTACGGCATACCGTTCCTGTTCGGCAATCCCGGCACCACCGAGAGTCCGCTGATGGACCGGCTTGGGGACCACCCGGACCTGCGCTACGTCCTCGCCCTGCACGAGTCCGTGGCGCTTGGCGCCGCCCACTACTACGCCCAGTCGACCGGGGTCACCGGCGTCGTCAACCTGCACGTGGCGCCAGGACTCGGCAACGCCATTGGCATGCTCTACAACGCCTGGGAAGCGAACACCCCGATGGTCATCACCGCCGGTCAGCAGGACACCCGCTCCCGACTCCGCGAACCTCTGCTCGGACACGACCTGGTGGCGATGGCCGATCCCCTGGTCAAGTGGAGCGTCCAGGTCGAGCGTGCCGACGAGTTCGCGCCGATCCTCCACCGGGCCTTCAAGGTCGCCCACGACCCGCCGGCCGGACCGGTGTTCGTCGCCCTGCCGCTGAACGTCCTGGAGGAAGAGACTTCGGAGCCGGTCCGGCCGCTCGGCGACCTCTACAGGGCGCCGCAGCCGGAAGCGGCCGCGGTCGCCCACATGGCCGACGTGCTGAGCCGGGCGCGCCAGCCGGCGATCGTGGTCGGAGACGGTGTCGCCCGAAGCGACGGCCAGCAGGAATTGGTGGCCCTGGCCGAGTTCGTGGGCGCGGGTGTCTACCCGGAAGGGCTGATGCAGCGTCTGAACTTTCCGCAGAGCCACCCCTGTTTCCGCCCTCGGATGCCACTCAACCACGCCGGCATCCAGCATGCCCTCGGCGGCGCCGACGTCGTCCTGCTGGTCGGCGGCTCGTTCTTCGAAGAGGTCTGGTTCGACCCGGATTCGCCGTTCGGCACCGAAACCACGGTGCTCCAGATCGAGGACGCACCGGGCCGCCTCGCCTTCAACTTCGCGGTCGAGGTGGGAATGCTCGCCGACCCGCGTGCCGGGCTCGCGGCCCTGCTGGCAGCGCTCGAAGAGTCCGCCGACTCCGGCTTCCGGACTGCCGCCGCGGAGCGGATGGACAAGCTGCGGACGGCCAGCGAGGGCGCGCGGGCCGCGCGCCAGAAGCGGCTGGCCGCCCACTTCGACGACTCGCCCATGTCGCCGGCCCGGCTCATGTCCGAGGTCGCCAAGGCCGTGCCCGACGACGCCGTGATCGTCAACGAGTCGATCACCGCGGGTGGCGACCTGCTCGGATTCCTGCCCGTCGACGATCCCGCCCGCTACTGCGGCACGCGCGGAGGCGGCATCGGCCAGGGGCTGGTGGGCGGCATCGGCGCGTCGCTGGCCCACCCCGAGCGACCAGTCATCGTCTTCTCCGGCGATGGCTCGGCGATGTACTCGATCCAGGCGCTCTGGACCGCCGCCCACTACGACATGCCGATCGTGTTCCTGATCCTGCACAACCGCGAGTACAAGATCCTGAAGATCAACATGGACATCTACCGCGAGCGCTTCGGCATCCCGGCGGAGCGTCCCTACCCGCACATGAACCTGACCGAGCCGGAACTCGACTTCGTCGAGATGGCCGCGGGAATGGGCGTCCCGGGACGAAAGGTCGAGGACGCGGCCGAGGTGGAGGGAGCGGTCCGGGAGGCCTTCGCCACCGGCGGTCCCTACCTGCTCGATGTCATCATAGGCGGCCGTGTTTGA